From Hyphomicrobiales bacterium, the proteins below share one genomic window:
- a CDS encoding aldehyde dehydrogenase family protein: MSNTIKCISPIDGSVYAERAILSADEARSTVEQAKEAQKAWGARPLAERIDAVNKAVAYIGQTTDRMVSIIANQMGRPVRYGGEFGGFKERADYMASIAEEALAPIELEQSDNFIRKIEREPHGVVLVVAPWNYPYMTAINTVAPALIAGNAVVLKHASQTLLVGEHLADAFEAAGVPKGVFTNVVLDHDTTSKLISERSFGFVNFTGSVGGGQAMERAAAGTFTAVSTELGGKDPGYVRADADLDAAVDTLIDGAMFNAGQCCCGIERIYVHESLFDAFVEKAVALVKTYKLGNPFDEDTTIGPMANVRFAAEVRAQIDEAVGQGAMAHIPTFAEDDGGAYVTPQILTGVTHDMRIMRDETFGPAVGIMSVKDDEEAIALMNDSEFGLTCSLWTDDADKAFEIGRQLETGTVFMNRCDYLDPALCWTGCKNTGRGGGLSVIGYHNLTRPKSYHMKKSTK, encoded by the coding sequence TTGAGCAATACGATTAAATGCATCTCCCCAATTGACGGGTCGGTTTACGCAGAGCGTGCTATTTTATCTGCGGACGAAGCGAGAAGCACTGTAGAGCAGGCAAAAGAAGCGCAAAAAGCATGGGGGGCGCGGCCTTTAGCTGAGCGTATTGATGCCGTCAATAAAGCCGTTGCCTATATCGGCCAGACGACCGACCGCATGGTTTCCATCATTGCCAATCAAATGGGGCGTCCTGTTCGCTATGGCGGTGAGTTTGGTGGCTTTAAAGAGCGGGCAGATTATATGGCATCCATTGCTGAAGAGGCATTGGCCCCGATTGAGCTTGAACAGTCTGATAATTTTATCCGCAAAATTGAGCGCGAACCGCATGGCGTGGTTTTGGTTGTGGCACCGTGGAACTATCCCTATATGACCGCGATCAATACGGTCGCGCCAGCGCTGATTGCAGGCAATGCGGTGGTGCTAAAACACGCTTCGCAAACGTTGCTTGTGGGCGAGCATTTAGCTGATGCTTTTGAAGCAGCGGGTGTGCCGAAGGGCGTTTTCACCAATGTGGTTTTAGATCATGACACAACGTCTAAACTGATTTCCGAGCGCTCGTTCGGCTTTGTGAATTTCACAGGTTCTGTTGGCGGTGGCCAAGCGATGGAGCGGGCAGCAGCAGGCACATTTACTGCCGTCTCTACGGAGCTTGGCGGTAAAGACCCAGGCTACGTGCGAGCAGATGCTGACCTTGATGCGGCTGTTGATACATTGATTGATGGTGCCATGTTTAATGCTGGCCAATGCTGCTGCGGGATAGAGCGCATTTATGTGCATGAAAGTCTCTTTGATGCCTTCGTTGAAAAGGCAGTCGCCCTTGTTAAAACTTACAAGCTTGGCAATCCGTTTGATGAAGATACCACGATTGGTCCAATGGCGAATGTTCGCTTTGCCGCGGAAGTGCGTGCGCAAATTGATGAAGCTGTCGGGCAGGGCGCGATGGCCCATATTCCAACCTTTGCCGAAGATGATGGCGGTGCTTATGTGACGCCACAAATTCTGACAGGTGTCACCCACGATATGCGGATCATGCGGGACGAAACCTTTGGCCCCGCTGTTGGTATTATGTCTGTTAAAGATGATGAGGAAGCCATTGCCCTCATGAACGATAGTGAGTTTGGTCTCACCTGTTCTCTATGGACGGATGACGCAGACAAGGCGTTTGAAATTGGCCGTCAGCTGGAAACCGGCACTGTGTTCATGAACCGATGTGATTATCTGGACCCAGCATTGTGTTGGACTGGATGCAAGAATACTGGTCGCGGTGGAGGATTGTCTGTGATTGGATATCACAATCTCACGCGCCCTAAATCCTATCATATGAAGAAGAGTACCAAATGA
- a CDS encoding glutamine synthetase family protein, whose translation MTSPLTFDTLKELAASGTIDTVLVCLVDMQGRLMGKRFHVSNFLESSHQETHCCNYLLATDLEMATPDGYASTSWREGYGDYVMKPDLSTLRLMPWLEGTAMVLCDILDHHTHKPVPHSPRQILKEQIAKLEASGLSPKMATELEFFIFQKPLDELRREGYRDLQPLGPYNEDYNILQTSKEEHVMRPLRNHLYAAGIPVENTKGEAEAGQEELNIKYADALACADHHTIAKHATKEIAWQKGHSASFLPKWHKDRVGSASHVHMSLWQDGKNIFHDPNGKHGMSKLMEHFVAGLIAYASECTYFFAPYVNSYKRFSKGSFAPTKTAWSVDNRTAGFRLCGADTKGVRVECRIPGSDMNPYLAQAALIAAGLKGIEDKLELAPPADGDMYNNDAVPDVPRTLITATESLRSSAFMREAMGDYVVDHYTRCAEWEQEEFDQTVTDWEIARGFEKA comes from the coding sequence ATGACATCGCCATTGACCTTTGATACGCTGAAAGAACTTGCCGCAAGCGGAACGATAGACACTGTTCTTGTTTGCCTTGTCGATATGCAAGGTCGATTAATGGGTAAGCGGTTCCACGTCTCAAATTTCCTCGAAAGCTCTCACCAAGAAACTCATTGCTGCAATTATTTGCTTGCGACTGATTTGGAGATGGCAACACCAGATGGTTATGCCTCTACCAGTTGGCGTGAAGGGTATGGCGACTATGTGATGAAACCAGATCTTTCAACCCTGCGCCTAATGCCTTGGTTAGAGGGAACGGCGATGGTTCTTTGCGATATTTTAGATCACCACACCCACAAGCCGGTGCCGCATTCACCGCGCCAAATTTTAAAAGAACAAATTGCAAAGTTAGAAGCTAGCGGCTTAAGCCCGAAGATGGCAACGGAGCTTGAGTTTTTCATCTTCCAAAAGCCTTTGGATGAATTGCGGCGCGAAGGATATCGCGACCTTCAACCACTCGGTCCCTATAACGAAGATTACAACATCCTCCAAACCTCAAAAGAAGAACACGTGATGCGCCCGTTGCGTAATCATTTGTATGCGGCTGGCATCCCTGTTGAGAATACGAAAGGGGAAGCGGAAGCGGGGCAGGAGGAGTTGAATATCAAATATGCTGATGCGCTTGCCTGTGCCGATCACCACACCATTGCCAAGCACGCGACCAAAGAGATCGCATGGCAAAAGGGGCATTCTGCAAGCTTCTTACCGAAATGGCATAAAGACCGTGTTGGCAGTGCAAGCCACGTGCATATGTCGCTTTGGCAAGATGGCAAGAATATCTTTCATGATCCCAATGGCAAGCATGGTATGTCGAAGCTGATGGAACATTTCGTGGCGGGCCTCATCGCTTATGCCAGTGAATGCACGTATTTCTTTGCGCCCTATGTCAATTCTTATAAGCGGTTTTCTAAAGGCTCGTTTGCACCGACAAAGACGGCATGGTCGGTGGATAATCGAACCGCAGGCTTCCGACTATGTGGCGCTGACACCAAGGGGGTTCGCGTTGAGTGCCGTATTCCAGGTTCCGATATGAACCCTTATTTAGCACAAGCCGCCCTCATTGCGGCTGGCCTTAAAGGGATTGAAGATAAATTGGAACTGGCACCACCCGCTGACGGTGATATGTATAACAATGACGCCGTGCCGGATGTGCCGCGCACCCTTATCACTGCGACTGAAAGCCTTCGCTCTTCTGCGTTTATGCGCGAGGCGATGGGGGATTATGTTGTAGACCATTACACACGCTGCGCCGAATGGGAGCAGGAAGAATTTGACCAGACCGTGACCGATTGGGAAATCGCACGTGGATTTGAAAAGGCCTAA
- a CDS encoding TRAP transporter substrate-binding protein, giving the protein MTTRRTFIKGAAMAAPAAALATPAIGQSTIKWRMQTYAGAALAEHVVKPAIDTFNKIAGDRMQIELFFADQLVPTGELFQAMQRGTIDAVQSDDDSMASPTEVTVFGGYFPFGSRYSLDVPVLFNQYGLKEIWDEEYSKVGVKHISAGAWDPCHFATKDPINSLADLKGKKVFTFPTAGRFLAQFGVVPVTLPWEDIEVAVQTGELDGIAWSGITEDYTVGWADVTNYFLTNNISGAWIGHFFSNMERWNELPDDLKALLTVCMEQSHYYRQWWYWGGEANLRVNGPKMKLTSIPDAEWAQVENAAIKFWDEIAAESETKAKIVDIFRKYNADMQKAGRPYRYG; this is encoded by the coding sequence ATGACAACAAGACGTACCTTTATCAAGGGCGCTGCAATGGCAGCCCCAGCCGCTGCTTTGGCGACACCCGCCATTGGGCAATCGACAATTAAGTGGCGCATGCAGACTTATGCAGGTGCCGCTTTGGCTGAGCATGTGGTGAAACCTGCTATCGACACATTCAATAAAATTGCTGGCGATAGAATGCAGATTGAACTGTTCTTCGCTGATCAATTGGTTCCAACAGGTGAGCTCTTCCAAGCGATGCAACGCGGCACCATTGATGCTGTGCAATCAGATGATGATTCAATGGCATCACCAACTGAAGTAACCGTTTTCGGCGGCTATTTCCCATTTGGTTCTCGCTACTCTTTGGATGTGCCAGTTTTATTCAACCAATATGGTTTGAAAGAAATTTGGGATGAAGAATATTCCAAAGTTGGCGTGAAGCACATTTCTGCGGGCGCTTGGGATCCATGCCATTTTGCAACCAAAGACCCAATCAATTCATTGGCTGACTTGAAGGGCAAAAAGGTCTTCACATTCCCAACAGCGGGCCGCTTCCTTGCACAGTTTGGTGTTGTGCCAGTAACCCTTCCTTGGGAAGATATTGAGGTTGCTGTTCAAACCGGCGAACTTGATGGCATCGCATGGTCAGGCATCACCGAAGACTACACCGTTGGTTGGGCTGACGTGACAAACTACTTCCTCACCAATAATATTTCTGGTGCATGGATTGGTCACTTCTTCTCCAACATGGAGCGTTGGAACGAGCTTCCTGATGACCTGAAAGCGCTGCTTACAGTTTGTATGGAGCAAAGCCATTACTACCGTCAGTGGTGGTATTGGGGCGGCGAAGCGAACCTTCGCGTCAATGGTCCGAAAATGAAACTGACATCCATTCCAGATGCTGAATGGGCGCAGGTTGAAAATGCCGCGATTAAGTTCTGGGACGAGATCGCAGCAGAATCAGAAACCAAAGCAAAAATCGTTGATATTTTCCGTAAATACAACGCCGATATGCAAAAAGCTGGCCGTCCTTACCGATACGGTTAA
- a CDS encoding TRAP transporter large permease subunit — protein sequence MSYEMIAIFMFATMMVLLFTGQRVFGAIGFVAVIAALALWGDRGGFDIAFSQSIKLMRWYPLLTVPMFVFMGYILSESRIADDLYRMFHVWMGGLRGGLAIGTIGLMVLISAMNGLSVAGMAIGATIALPELLRRGYDKRMVTGVVQAGSSLGILVPPSVVLVLYAMIARQPVGQLWLAGIVPGLLMAAMFVIYIAVRCRMNPSLGPVLSEEERDMPKAEKIRLLFAGLLPFGIFFAMMIPFVNGWTSLVESSAIGAITAFLAAVAKRRMTWQVFETSLKNTLGITCMFMWIILAALAFGAVFDGLGAVKAIEALFTERLGLSPWVILILMQLSFILMGTFLDDTAMLVIVAPLYIPLVGALEFNLIWYGVLYTITTQIAYMTPPFGYNLFLMRAMSPPEITLSDIYRSIIPFVAVMVLALVTIMIFPQIALWLPQTVYGN from the coding sequence ATGTCTTATGAGATGATCGCCATATTCATGTTTGCGACCATGATGGTGCTGCTGTTTACAGGCCAACGTGTGTTCGGTGCTATTGGTTTCGTCGCCGTTATTGCAGCCCTTGCTCTTTGGGGGGATCGCGGTGGCTTTGATATTGCGTTTTCACAAAGCATCAAACTCATGCGCTGGTATCCGTTGTTGACCGTGCCAATGTTTGTTTTCATGGGCTACATCCTTTCTGAAAGCCGCATTGCTGACGACCTCTACCGTATGTTCCATGTGTGGATGGGCGGGTTGCGCGGCGGATTGGCGATTGGGACCATTGGTTTGATGGTGTTGATTTCCGCTATGAACGGCCTCTCCGTTGCAGGCATGGCGATTGGCGCGACCATTGCGCTGCCTGAACTTTTGCGCCGTGGTTATGACAAACGCATGGTGACGGGTGTTGTGCAGGCGGGCAGTTCGCTTGGTATCCTCGTCCCACCGTCTGTTGTGTTGGTGCTCTACGCGATGATTGCGCGTCAGCCGGTTGGTCAGCTTTGGTTGGCAGGCATTGTGCCGGGCTTATTGATGGCCGCAATGTTCGTAATTTACATTGCTGTTCGCTGCCGTATGAACCCGTCACTTGGTCCGGTTTTATCGGAAGAAGAACGCGACATGCCGAAAGCGGAGAAGATCCGTTTGCTCTTTGCAGGCCTGCTACCGTTCGGCATTTTCTTTGCGATGATGATCCCGTTTGTGAACGGCTGGACATCGCTGGTTGAAAGTTCCGCCATCGGCGCAATCACCGCTTTCCTCGCCGCTGTCGCAAAACGTCGCATGACGTGGCAGGTGTTTGAGACATCGCTGAAAAACACGCTCGGCATAACTTGCATGTTCATGTGGATCATTCTTGCAGCTCTTGCCTTTGGCGCGGTGTTTGATGGCTTAGGCGCAGTGAAGGCGATTGAAGCCTTGTTCACCGAGCGGCTTGGCCTATCCCCTTGGGTGATCCTCATCTTGATGCAACTTAGCTTCATTTTGATGGGTACATTCTTAGACGACACAGCCATGCTTGTGATTGTCGCGCCGCTTTATATTCCGCTGGTGGGTGCGCTTGAGTTCAATCTCATTTGGTATGGCGTGCTTTATACGATCACGACCCAAATCGCTTATATGACGCCGCCGTTTGGCTACAATTTATTTTTGATGCGGGCCATGTCGCCACCCGAAATTACGTTGAGCGATATTTACCGCTCTATCATTCCCTTCGTTGCCGTCATGGTTTTGGCCTTGGTGACAATTATGATTTTCCCGCAGATTGCTTTGTGGTTGCCACAAACGGTTTACGGAAACTAA
- a CDS encoding TRAP transporter small permease subunit — translation MKSLRTFITVVDGFNYRIGRIIMYGIFAMMAVLLWSTISKFADQPSLWTLEVAQFGMIAYFFLGGPYAIQMGSHVRMDLFYDDWSPKKKATVDAITVFCLLGYLGVLLWGGLSSTAYSLGYFGSEPLSFFFDLATGEKETGTLERSRTIWRPYLWPIKSLMCVGILLMLAQALSELAKDVLRLRGEEV, via the coding sequence ATGAAGTCGCTAAGAACCTTCATCACCGTTGTCGATGGTTTCAACTACCGCATTGGCCGCATCATTATGTATGGCATTTTCGCCATGATGGCCGTGCTGCTTTGGTCAACCATCAGCAAGTTTGCAGATCAGCCATCCCTATGGACGCTGGAAGTCGCACAATTTGGGATGATCGCTTATTTCTTCCTCGGTGGGCCTTATGCCATTCAGATGGGTTCTCATGTGCGGATGGACTTATTTTACGACGACTGGTCGCCAAAGAAGAAGGCGACGGTTGATGCAATCACGGTCTTCTGTCTGCTTGGTTATCTCGGTGTTTTGTTATGGGGTGGTTTGAGTTCAACGGCTTATTCGCTTGGATATTTTGGCTCAGAACCGCTTAGCTTTTTCTTTGATCTGGCAACAGGTGAAAAGGAAACCGGCACTTTAGAACGAAGCCGCACCATTTGGCGGCCCTATCTGTGGCCGATCAAATCACTGATGTGCGTCGGAATATTACTCATGCTGGCGCAGGCACTGTCTGAACTTGCCAAAGATGTCCTTCGGTTGCGCGGGGAGGAGGTCTAG
- a CDS encoding N-formylglutamate amidohydrolase, giving the protein MVNSAGNHSVILVCEHASAFIPERFDSLGLSDEAQRSHIAWDLGAFETAKHMAEKLDAPLVSSKISRLVYDCNRPPEATDAMPETSEVYTISGNQNLSDEQKNERIEACYRPFEQLLSDVLDKSDAPTVLITIHSFTPVYKGEKRAVEIGVLHDDDDRFADALMQVAAGYDIRLNQPYGKQDGVTHTLALHGVQRGLLNVMLEVRSDLIATSKQCNAMADTLVSWIEDAVKLCVDEPVTEVAQ; this is encoded by the coding sequence GTGGTAAACTCGGCAGGGAACCACAGCGTTATTCTCGTCTGCGAACATGCAAGCGCCTTCATTCCAGAACGTTTTGATAGCCTCGGTCTTAGTGATGAAGCGCAACGTAGCCATATCGCTTGGGATTTAGGTGCATTTGAGACGGCCAAGCATATGGCTGAAAAGCTCGATGCACCTTTGGTTTCTAGCAAGATTTCACGTCTCGTCTATGATTGTAATCGCCCGCCAGAAGCTACGGACGCTATGCCTGAAACGAGCGAAGTCTATACAATTTCGGGCAATCAAAATTTGAGCGACGAGCAAAAGAACGAGCGCATTGAGGCTTGTTATCGTCCATTTGAACAATTGTTGAGTGATGTCTTGGATAAGAGTGATGCGCCAACAGTACTTATCACCATCCATAGTTTTACCCCCGTTTACAAAGGGGAAAAGCGCGCAGTTGAGATCGGTGTATTGCATGATGATGATGACCGATTTGCGGACGCTTTAATGCAGGTGGCTGCTGGCTATGACATTCGTTTAAATCAGCCCTATGGCAAGCAAGATGGGGTAACCCACACATTAGCGCTTCATGGGGTTCAAAGAGGGCTGCTCAATGTCATGCTTGAAGTTCGCAGCGATTTGATTGCCACCTCAAAACAATGCAACGCAATGGCCGACACTTTAGTCAGTTGGATTGAGGATGCTGTAAAGCTCTGCGTTGATGAACCGGTGACGGAGGTAGCGCAATGA